A window from Citrus sinensis cultivar Valencia sweet orange chromosome 3, DVS_A1.0, whole genome shotgun sequence encodes these proteins:
- the LOC102612164 gene encoding BTB/POZ and TAZ domain-containing protein 1: MEVCYNANTIAGHPDVHSPVTTLTKENAPAFYEPDVQILTSGGLRIPVHASILVSASPVLENIIDRPRKHRSSEKVIPILGVPCGAVSSFVGFLYTSRCTEEEMEKYGIHLLALSHVYSVPQLKQRCTKGLGERLTIDNVVDVLQLARLCDAPDLYLRCMKLAASRFKAVEKTEGWKFLQDHDPWLELQILQFMDEAESRIKRTRRRRQEQGLYLQLSEAMECLEHICTEGCTSVGPYEVGPTKNRGPCSKFATCQGLQLLIRHFATCKKRVNGGCLRCKRMWQLLRLHSSMCEQSDSCRVPLCRQFKLKAQLEKKGDDGRWRLLVKKVVSAKTISSLSQQKRKRMEESRGTMGDYSIRSFKL; encoded by the exons ATGGAAGTGTGTTATAACGCTAACACAATCGCCGGCCATCCCGACGTTCATTCTCCGGTCACTACATTGACTAAAGAAAATGCTCCCGCCTTTTACGAACCTGACGTTCAAATCCTCACGTCCGGCGGCCTTCGCATCCCCGTCCACGCCAGCATTCTG GTTTCTGCGTCGCCGGTGCTGGAAAATATCATAGACCGGCCGCGTAAGCACCGGAGCTCGGAGAAAGTGATTCCGATTCTCGGCGTTCCATGCGGCGCCGTGTCATCGTTCGTTGGATTCCTCTACACGTccag GTGCACGGAGGAGGAAATGGAGAAATACGGGATCCACCTACTGGCGCTGTCACACGTGTATTCAGTGCCACAGCTGAAGCAGAGATGTACCAAAGGCTTGGGTGAACGGCTGACGATTGACAATGTGGTGGACGTGCTTCAACTGGCCAGGCTGTGCGATGCTCCGGACCTTTACCTCAGGTGCATGAAACTGGCTGCCAGCCGTTTCAAGGCCGTTGAGAAAACTGAAGGATGGAAGTTCTTGCAGGATCATGATCCCTGGCTCGAGCTCCAGATTCTACAATTCATGGACGAAGCAGAAtcg aGAATAAAGAGGACAAGGAGGCGTAGACAAGAACAGGGCTTGTATTTGCAGCTGAGCGAAGCGATGGAATGCCTGGAGCACATATGCACCGAAGGGTGCACCAGCGTGGGGCCGTATGAAGTGGGGCCCACAAAGAACAGGGGTCCCTGTAGTAAATTCGCCACGTGTCAGGGCCTGCAGCTCTTGATAAGGCATTTTGCAACCTGTAAGAAGAGGGTCAATGGAGGGTGCCTGCGCTGCAAGCGGATGTGGCAGCTTCTTAGACTCCACTCATCAATGTGTGAACAATCTGATTCTTGTAGGGTGCCGCTTTGCAG GCAATTCAAATTGAAAGCACAACTAGAGAAAAAAGGCGACGATGGCCGGTGGAGGCTTCTAGTGAAGAAAGTGGTATCCGCCAAAACCATATCTTCATTGTCTCAGCAAAAGAGGAAGAGAATGGAAGAATCCAGGGGCACCATGGGCGATTACAGCATCAGAAGCTTTAAACTATGA
- the LOC102611573 gene encoding peptide methionine sulfoxide reductase-like, which produces MAGTGDNNTTNPAVGPDLDRPDNPGHEFAQFGAGCFWGVELAFQRVVGVSKTEVGYSQGNVPDPNYRLVCSGTTNHVEVVRVQFDPQVCPYTNLLSVFWGRHDPTTLNRQGADVGTQYRSGIYYYNETQARLARESMEAKQLEMKDQRKIVTEILPAKRFYRAEEYHQQYLEKGGGRGSKQSAEKGCDEPIRCYG; this is translated from the coding sequence ATGGCCGGCACCGGAGATAACAACACGACGAATCCAGCTGTGGGTCCGGATCTGGACCGACCGGACAATCCGGGTCACGAGTTCGCCCAATTCGGAGCCGGGTGCTTCTGGGGAGTGGAGCTGGCGTTTCAGCGTGTGGTGGGCGTATCCAAGACTGAAGTGGGGTATTCACAAGGCAACGTCCCTGATCCCAACTACAGACTCGTTTGCTCCGGAACCACCAATCACGTGGAGGTTGTTCGGGTCCAGTTTGACCCGCAAGTTTGCCCCTACACCAATCTGCTCTCCGTTTTCTGGGGCCGCCATGACCCCACCACGCTCAATCGCCAGGGAGCTGATGTGGGGACACAGTACAGATCAGGGATATACTATTACAATGAGACACAGGCTCGTTTAGCCCGAGAGTCAATGGAAGCAAAGCAGTTGGAGATGAAGGATCAGAGGAAGATTGTAACAGAGATTCTTCCTGCGAAGAGATTTTACAGAGCCGAGGAGTACCATCAGCAGTATCTTGAAAAGGGTGGTGGCAGAGGCTCCAAGCAGTCTGCTGAAAAGGGCTGCGATGAGCCCATCAGATGCTACGGTTGA
- the LOC102612467 gene encoding probable pectate lyase 18, with amino-acid sequence MISPTLSLLLNNKKRKLNRKIRKKMAIPSPSLSIFLLFLMTPALILASAVPDPELVVHEVHKSINASRRNLGYLSCGTGNPIDDCWRCDPNWEKNRQRLADCAIGFGKNAVGGRDGRIYVVTDPGDYDVVNPKPGTLRYAVIQDEPLWIIFARDMTIRLKEELIMNSFKTIDGRGASVHIAGGPCITIQYVTNIIIHGLNIHDCKKGGNAMVRDSPRHFGWRTVSDGDGVSIFGGTHVWVDHCSLSNCDDGLVDAIHGSTAITISNNFMTHHDKVMLLGHSDTYTQDKNMQATIAFNHFGEGLVQRIPRCRHGYFHVVNNDYTHWEMYAIGGSANPTINSQGNRFAAPDRAFSKEVTKHEDAPESEWRNWNWRSEGDLMVNGAFFTASGAGASSSYARASSLGARPSALVGPITGSAGALICKKGARC; translated from the exons ATGATTTCTCCCACACTCTCACTTCTACTCAACAACAAGAAGAGGAAATTAAACcggaaaattagaaaaaaaatggcaatCCCTTCTCCTTCTCTTAGCATCTTCCTCCTCTTTCTCATGACCCCAGCTCTCATTTTAGCTTCCGCAGTTCCGGACCCAGAATTAGTCGTACACGAAGTACACAA gAGCATCAATGCGTCTAGGAGGAACCTGGGTTACTTGTCTTGCGGAACCGGCAATCCGATTGACGATTGCTGGCGGTGCGACCCCAACTGGGAGAAGAACAGGCAAAGGTTGGCGGATTGTGCGATTGGGTTCGGCAAGAATGCGGTTGGTGGACGTGATGGTAGAATTTATGTGGTCACTGACCCCGGTGACTATGACGTCGTAAACCCTAAACCCGGAACTCTAAGGTACGCTGTGATCCAAGATGAGCCGTTATGGATCATTTTCGCTCGTGATATGACCATCAGATTGAAGGAAGAGTTGATCATGAACTCTTTCAAGACCATCGACGGTCGGGGAGCCAGTGTGCACATAGCTGGTGGTCCATGCATTACCATACAGTACGTGACCAACATTATTATCCATGGGTTAAACATACACGACTGCAAAAAGGGGGGCAACGCTATGGTGAGGGACTCACCGAGACACTTCGGATGGAGGACAGTATCCGACGGTGATGGTGTCTCCATATTCGGTGGGACCCACGTCTGGGTTGATCACTGCTCGTTATCGAACTGTGATGATGGACTGGTCGATGCCATTCATGGGTCCACGGCTATCACTATTTCGAACAATTTCATGACCCACCATGATAAGGTGATGTTATTGGGTCACAGCGATACCTACACTCAGGACAAGAACATGCAAGCCACTATTGCCTTTAATCACTTCGGAGAAGGGCTTGTCCAAAGAATTCcaag ATGCAGACATGGCTACTTCCATGTGGTGAACAATGACTACACTCATTGGGAAATGTATGCCATTGGAGGCAGTGCTAACCCTACAATCAACAGCCAAGGAAATAGATTTGCTGCCCCTGACAGGGCGTTCAGCAAAGAA GTGACAAAACATGAGGATGCACCAGAAAGTGAATGGAGGAATTGGAACTGGAGATCAGAGGGGGACTTGATGGTGAACGGTGCATTTTTTACAGCATCAGGAGCAGGCGCCTCATCGAGCTATGCAAGAGCTTCGAGCCTAGGTGCTAGACCATCGGCACTTGTCGGTCCCATAACGGGCTCTGCTGGTGCACTTATCTGCAAGAAGGGGGCTCGTTGCTGA
- the LOC102608908 gene encoding protein STICHEL-like 2 isoform X1, protein MEGRRHSVDIPISRTLIALRRVRSLRDPSTNSMSKFSALLDNVNWETNSSNGISLRFENGSKEGLFESESLSINGLKKEKDDDLELHCGLDNSKFMSFQNLGWIDTDNPNLIKQVDRLDNYQSKEEEVDGHESLGERRCINHLNREFDMCCSMPYSQPMEDVGFCKGPNVGSSSMEDIDQSASIWKLQYKNEGRLCGAANGGASRVSTPCPSISEIMANHSRSLFANEEIDVNQSHHGCGLSCCWSRTPRSRQSNLSSDLEDNPLLSGEIGETAHYGRSGHKLINNEISTYSETPWSLSQKFRPNFFDELVGQNVVVRSLLSAISRGMVTSFYLFHGPRGTGKTSASRIFAAALNCLSLEDQKPCGLCRECALFSSGRSRDVKEVDSVRINRSDRVGSLMKSAFLPPFSSRFKIFIIDECQLLHGETWATVLNSLENISQHVVFVMITPELDKLPRSALSRSQKYHFPKIKDGDIASRLRRICVEEAINFDQAALDFIAAKSNGSIRDAEMLLDQLSLLGKKITLSSAYELIGIVSDDELLDLLDLALSSDTSNTVIRARELMRSKIDPMQLISQLANLIMDILAGKCLEDCSEARKNFFGKHTSEADMQKLSRALKILSETEKQLRMSKHQTTWLTVALLQLSSSESSLDLNDSKLCLRYAHDKDGDSHCTISPRDSFKHLVRGSCVGDKANKLGALEDYKGTLESIWKTATELCQSNSLKTFLRKQGKLSSLHVNHGLAVAELEFHHRDYVSRAEKSWKLIASTLQSVLGCNVEIRLLCAPVSAKENKPSFSLFSCSRWVQQSRSTTERETDSDYSDYFSEKPMIRARHTLTCSSDCGSQMSHNCCHKTDVVRALRSSEGNVLSTGTVSFHRSIQDDISRSAGCEISSLNRNDYYCQVLSPQEPETQPSCFPRTLRLQKKLRASDTSEMVCTSNKLALSIPKKTSFDTYISVDDPHVFYGSSNYHHSSVRDEDGPQENSDVLCWRTPTFPLKKAGQMAHQRKRSNIMDCILPCTNAE, encoded by the exons ATGGAAGGACGGCGGCATTCTGTTGATATTCCTATCTCGAGAACTCTCATTGCACTCAGAAGAGTGAGGTCATTGAGGGATCCGTCAACTAATTCTATGAGCAAATTCTCTGCTTTGCTTGACAACGTGAATTGGGAAACAAATTCAAGTAATGGGATTTCTTTAAGGTTTGAAAATGGTTCTAAAGAAGGACTGTTTGAATCAGAAAGTTTAAGTATCAATGGactgaagaaagaaaaagatgatgaTTTGGAACTGCATTGTGGTTTGGATAATTCCAAGTTTATGAGTTTTCAGAATTTGGGCTGGATAGACACAGATAATCCTAATTTGATCAAGCAGGTTGATAGATTAGATAATTATCAATCAAAGGAGGAAGAGGTTGATGGACACGAATCACTTGGTGAACGGCGTTGTATCAATCATTTGAATAGAGAATTTGATATGTGTTGCAGCATGCCTTACAGTCAGCCTATGGAGGATGTAGGTTTTTGCAAGGGGCCAAATGTAGGATCATCGTCAATGGAAGACATAGATCAATCTGCTTCAATATGGAAACTCCAATACAAAAATGAAGGGAGATTATGTGGAGCAGCCAATGGTGGTGCAAGTCGTGTAAGCACTCCATGCCCATCTATCAGTGAGATCATGGCAAATCATAGCAGATCATTATTTGCAAATGAAGAGATTGATGTCAATCAAAGTCACCATGGATGTGGGTTAAGCTGCTGCTGGTCCAGAACACCAAGATCCAGACAATCGAATCTGTCTTCTGATCTAGAAGACAACCCATTGCTATCTGGGGAGATTGGTGAGACAGCTCATTATGGACGCAGTGGACACAAATTGATCAATAATGAAATTTCTACTTACTCAGAAACTCCTTGGAGTTTGAGTCAGAAATTCAGgccaaatttttttgatgaatTGGTGGGACAAAATGTAGTAGTTAGGTCTCTGTTGAGTGCTATCTCTAGAGGAATGGTGACCTCCTTTTATCTGTTTCATGGGCCTCGTGGTACTGGCAAGACCTCTGCTTCGAGAATCTTTGCTGCTGCTTTAAACTGCCTCTCACTTGAGGACCAGAAGCCATGTGGTCTTTGCCGAGAATGTGCTTTGTTCTCTTCTGGAAGGAGCAGGGATGTCAAGGAAGTTGATTCTGTGAGAATTAATCGGAGTGATAGGGTCGGATCACTTATGAAGAGTGCATTTCTCCCTCCTTTTTCTTCAcggttcaaaatttttattattgatgaaTGCCAGTTGTTGCATGGGGAGACGTGGGCAACCGTTTTGAATAGCCTGGAGAACATTTCTCAACATGTCGTCTTTGTAATGATCACTCCAGAGTTGGATAAGCTGCCGCGAAGTGCATTATCACGATCCCAAAAATATCACTTTCCTAAGATAAAAGATGGTGATATTGCAAGCAGATTGAGGAGAATCTGTGTTGAAGAGGCTATAAACTTTGATCAAGCCGCTTTAGACTTCATTGCTGCTAAATCTAATGGTTCAATTAGGGATGCAGAGATGTTGCTTGATCAGCTTAGTTTGCTTGGGAAAAAAATCACCTTGTCCTCGGCCTACGAGCTC ATTGGAATTGTTTCTGATGATGAGTTGCTTGATTTGCTTGATTTGGCTTTGTCTTCTGACACTTCTAATACAGTAATAAGGGCTAGGGAACTGATGAGGTCCAAAATTGATCCTATGCAACTTATATCTCAGCTGGCAAATCTAATTATGGACATTCTGGCTGGTAAATGTCTGGAAGATTGTTCTGAAGctagaaaaaatttctttggGAAGCACACTT CTGAAGCAGATATGCAGAAATTGAGTCGTGCCTTGAAAATACTTTCGGAAACGGAAAAGCAATTGAGAATGTCAAAGCATCAAACCACATGGCTCACTGTAGCTCTTCTGCAGTTAAGCTCATCAGAGTCTTCTTTAGATCTAAATGATTCCAAGCTGTGTTTGAGATATGCACATGACAAAG ATGGCGATTCTCATTGCACGATATCACCGAGGGACAGCTTTAAGCATCTTGTCCGTGGTTCATGTGTTGGtgataaagcaaataaattaGGAGCACTGGAGGATTATAAAGGAACTTTGGAATCAATATGGAAGACAGCTACAGAATTATGCCAATCAAATTCACTCAAGACATTCCTAAGGAAACAAGGGAAGCTGTCTTCTCTTCATGTTAATCACG GTCTGGCAGTCGCCGAGTTGGAATTCCACCATCGTGACTATGTATCTAGGGCTGAAAAATCCTGGAAACTGATTGCAAGTACTCTCCAGTCAGTATTGGGTTGTAATGTAGAAATAAGGTTACTTTGTGCTCCTGTCTCTGCCAAAGAAAATAAGCCATCTTTCAGCTTGTTTAGTTGTTCACGCTGGGTGCAGCAGTCTAGATCAACCACTGAACGTGAAACTGATTCTGACTATTCTGATTATTTCTCTGAAAAACCTATGATCAGGGCCAGGCATACTTTAACTTGTTCCTCAGATTGTGGGTCTCAGATGTCTCATAACTGTTGTCACAAAACAGATGTGGTAAGAGCTTTAAGAAGTAGTGAAGGAAATGTACTGAGCACTGGGACGGTCTCATTTCATAGATCAATACAAGATGATATATCAAGGTCTGCTGGTTGTGAAATCAGTTCTTTAAACAGAAATGATTATTATTGCCAGGTTTTATCACCTCAAGAGCCAGAAACTCAGCCAAGCTGCTTTCCTAGAACTTTAAGGCTTCAAAAGAAGTTACGTGCATCGGACACTTCTGAAATGGTTTGTACAAGTAACAAGCTTGCTTTGTCTATCCCCAAGAAGACATCTTTTGATACATATATATCTGTTGATGATCCGCATGTCTTCTACGGCAGCTCAAATTATCACCATAGCAGCGTTAGAGATGAAGATGG
- the LOC102608908 gene encoding protein STICHEL-like 2 isoform X2: MEGRRHSVDIPISRTLIALRRVRSLRDPSTNSMSKFSALLDNVNWETNSSNGISLRFENGSKEGLFESESLSINGLKKEKDDDLELHCGLDNSKFMSFQNLGWIDTDNPNLIKQVDRLDNYQSKEEEVDGHESLGERRCINHLNREFDMCCSMPYSQPMEDVGFCKGPNVGSSSMEDIDQSASIWKLQYKNEGRLCGAANGGASRVSTPCPSISEIMANHSRSLFANEEIDVNQSHHGCGLSCCWSRTPRSRQSNLSSDLEDNPLLSGEIGETAHYGRSGHKLINNEISTYSETPWSLSQKFRPNFFDELVGQNVVVRSLLSAISRGMVTSFYLFHGPRGTGKTSASRIFAAALNCLSLEDQKPCGLCRECALFSSGRSRDVKEVDSVRINRSDRVGSLMKSAFLPPFSSRFKIFIIDECQLLHGETWATVLNSLENISQHVVFVMITPELDKLPRSALSRSQKYHFPKIKDGDIASRLRRICVEEAINFDQAALDFIAAKSNGSIRDAEMLLDQLSLLGKKITLSSAYELIGIVSDDELLDLLDLALSSDTSNTVIRARELMRSKIDPMQLISQLANLIMDILAGKCLEDCSEARKNFFGKHTSEADMQKLSRALKILSETEKQLRMSKHQTTWLTVALLQLSSSESSLDLNDSKLCLRYAHDKDGDSHCTISPRDSFKHLVRGSCVGDKANKLGALEDYKGTLESIWKTATELCQSNSLKTFLRKQGKLSSLHVNHGLAVAELEFHHRDYVSRAEKSWKLIASTLQSVLGCNVEIRLLCAPVSAKENKPSFSLFSCSRWVQQSRSTTERETDSDYSDYFSEKPMIRARHTLTCSSDCGSQMSHNCCHKTDVVRALRSSEGNVLSTGTVSFHRSIQDDISRSAGCEISSLNRNDYYCQVLSPQEPETQPSCFPRTLRLQKKLRASDTSEMVCTSNKLALSIPKKTSFDTYISVDDPHVFYGSSNYHHSSVRDEDGPQENSDVLCWRTPTFPLKKVKEVFCADYVFRVLLTGKCGM; the protein is encoded by the exons ATGGAAGGACGGCGGCATTCTGTTGATATTCCTATCTCGAGAACTCTCATTGCACTCAGAAGAGTGAGGTCATTGAGGGATCCGTCAACTAATTCTATGAGCAAATTCTCTGCTTTGCTTGACAACGTGAATTGGGAAACAAATTCAAGTAATGGGATTTCTTTAAGGTTTGAAAATGGTTCTAAAGAAGGACTGTTTGAATCAGAAAGTTTAAGTATCAATGGactgaagaaagaaaaagatgatgaTTTGGAACTGCATTGTGGTTTGGATAATTCCAAGTTTATGAGTTTTCAGAATTTGGGCTGGATAGACACAGATAATCCTAATTTGATCAAGCAGGTTGATAGATTAGATAATTATCAATCAAAGGAGGAAGAGGTTGATGGACACGAATCACTTGGTGAACGGCGTTGTATCAATCATTTGAATAGAGAATTTGATATGTGTTGCAGCATGCCTTACAGTCAGCCTATGGAGGATGTAGGTTTTTGCAAGGGGCCAAATGTAGGATCATCGTCAATGGAAGACATAGATCAATCTGCTTCAATATGGAAACTCCAATACAAAAATGAAGGGAGATTATGTGGAGCAGCCAATGGTGGTGCAAGTCGTGTAAGCACTCCATGCCCATCTATCAGTGAGATCATGGCAAATCATAGCAGATCATTATTTGCAAATGAAGAGATTGATGTCAATCAAAGTCACCATGGATGTGGGTTAAGCTGCTGCTGGTCCAGAACACCAAGATCCAGACAATCGAATCTGTCTTCTGATCTAGAAGACAACCCATTGCTATCTGGGGAGATTGGTGAGACAGCTCATTATGGACGCAGTGGACACAAATTGATCAATAATGAAATTTCTACTTACTCAGAAACTCCTTGGAGTTTGAGTCAGAAATTCAGgccaaatttttttgatgaatTGGTGGGACAAAATGTAGTAGTTAGGTCTCTGTTGAGTGCTATCTCTAGAGGAATGGTGACCTCCTTTTATCTGTTTCATGGGCCTCGTGGTACTGGCAAGACCTCTGCTTCGAGAATCTTTGCTGCTGCTTTAAACTGCCTCTCACTTGAGGACCAGAAGCCATGTGGTCTTTGCCGAGAATGTGCTTTGTTCTCTTCTGGAAGGAGCAGGGATGTCAAGGAAGTTGATTCTGTGAGAATTAATCGGAGTGATAGGGTCGGATCACTTATGAAGAGTGCATTTCTCCCTCCTTTTTCTTCAcggttcaaaatttttattattgatgaaTGCCAGTTGTTGCATGGGGAGACGTGGGCAACCGTTTTGAATAGCCTGGAGAACATTTCTCAACATGTCGTCTTTGTAATGATCACTCCAGAGTTGGATAAGCTGCCGCGAAGTGCATTATCACGATCCCAAAAATATCACTTTCCTAAGATAAAAGATGGTGATATTGCAAGCAGATTGAGGAGAATCTGTGTTGAAGAGGCTATAAACTTTGATCAAGCCGCTTTAGACTTCATTGCTGCTAAATCTAATGGTTCAATTAGGGATGCAGAGATGTTGCTTGATCAGCTTAGTTTGCTTGGGAAAAAAATCACCTTGTCCTCGGCCTACGAGCTC ATTGGAATTGTTTCTGATGATGAGTTGCTTGATTTGCTTGATTTGGCTTTGTCTTCTGACACTTCTAATACAGTAATAAGGGCTAGGGAACTGATGAGGTCCAAAATTGATCCTATGCAACTTATATCTCAGCTGGCAAATCTAATTATGGACATTCTGGCTGGTAAATGTCTGGAAGATTGTTCTGAAGctagaaaaaatttctttggGAAGCACACTT CTGAAGCAGATATGCAGAAATTGAGTCGTGCCTTGAAAATACTTTCGGAAACGGAAAAGCAATTGAGAATGTCAAAGCATCAAACCACATGGCTCACTGTAGCTCTTCTGCAGTTAAGCTCATCAGAGTCTTCTTTAGATCTAAATGATTCCAAGCTGTGTTTGAGATATGCACATGACAAAG ATGGCGATTCTCATTGCACGATATCACCGAGGGACAGCTTTAAGCATCTTGTCCGTGGTTCATGTGTTGGtgataaagcaaataaattaGGAGCACTGGAGGATTATAAAGGAACTTTGGAATCAATATGGAAGACAGCTACAGAATTATGCCAATCAAATTCACTCAAGACATTCCTAAGGAAACAAGGGAAGCTGTCTTCTCTTCATGTTAATCACG GTCTGGCAGTCGCCGAGTTGGAATTCCACCATCGTGACTATGTATCTAGGGCTGAAAAATCCTGGAAACTGATTGCAAGTACTCTCCAGTCAGTATTGGGTTGTAATGTAGAAATAAGGTTACTTTGTGCTCCTGTCTCTGCCAAAGAAAATAAGCCATCTTTCAGCTTGTTTAGTTGTTCACGCTGGGTGCAGCAGTCTAGATCAACCACTGAACGTGAAACTGATTCTGACTATTCTGATTATTTCTCTGAAAAACCTATGATCAGGGCCAGGCATACTTTAACTTGTTCCTCAGATTGTGGGTCTCAGATGTCTCATAACTGTTGTCACAAAACAGATGTGGTAAGAGCTTTAAGAAGTAGTGAAGGAAATGTACTGAGCACTGGGACGGTCTCATTTCATAGATCAATACAAGATGATATATCAAGGTCTGCTGGTTGTGAAATCAGTTCTTTAAACAGAAATGATTATTATTGCCAGGTTTTATCACCTCAAGAGCCAGAAACTCAGCCAAGCTGCTTTCCTAGAACTTTAAGGCTTCAAAAGAAGTTACGTGCATCGGACACTTCTGAAATGGTTTGTACAAGTAACAAGCTTGCTTTGTCTATCCCCAAGAAGACATCTTTTGATACATATATATCTGTTGATGATCCGCATGTCTTCTACGGCAGCTCAAATTATCACCATAGCAGCGTTAGAGATGAAGATGG